In a genomic window of Nocardia fluminea:
- a CDS encoding MinD/ParA family ATP-binding protein, whose protein sequence is MTDDWSRWLDEAPEGDPSDDLARDPAPVVRLRRRNGERRDGTRRPILVVGGCGGAGTTTTALGLAAELVTAGATTVAVDATAAGSDIALRGADKHLHPVNLQSWVYGRGDDEPAPLEECLSRSTSGFGLLWRDATPLRRRATFLTVARALDTGGYTAVYDGGNPIAGRQLRPLLDDADIALVLAIPARVDAANRLRVTLEWLDDHYGDDGAGVVADTTIVVSHQYSHDDSRVAEHLREHLSGWVREVVEIPYDPHLARGELVRHAELAEATRSAYASLLAGVAS, encoded by the coding sequence ATGACAGACGATTGGAGCCGATGGCTCGACGAGGCCCCCGAGGGGGACCCGTCCGATGACCTGGCGCGTGATCCGGCTCCGGTGGTGCGGTTGCGGCGCCGCAACGGTGAGCGCCGCGACGGCACCCGCAGGCCGATCCTGGTGGTCGGCGGCTGCGGCGGCGCGGGCACCACGACGACAGCGCTCGGCCTGGCCGCGGAACTGGTCACCGCCGGTGCGACCACAGTGGCGGTCGACGCGACCGCGGCGGGAAGCGACATCGCGCTGCGCGGGGCGGACAAGCACCTGCACCCGGTGAACCTGCAGTCCTGGGTCTACGGCCGGGGCGACGACGAACCGGCACCGCTGGAAGAGTGCCTTTCCCGCTCCACCTCCGGTTTCGGGCTGCTCTGGCGGGACGCGACCCCGCTGCGCCGCCGCGCGACATTTCTCACTGTCGCGCGGGCGCTGGACACCGGGGGATACACCGCGGTGTACGACGGCGGCAACCCGATTGCCGGGCGGCAACTGCGGCCGCTGCTCGACGACGCCGATATCGCGCTGGTACTGGCCATCCCGGCCCGCGTCGACGCCGCCAACCGGCTGCGCGTGACCCTGGAATGGCTCGACGACCACTACGGCGACGACGGTGCCGGTGTGGTCGCCGACACCACCATCGTTGTCTCGCATCAGTATTCACACGACGACTCGCGCGTAGCGGAGCATTTGCGCGAACACCTGTCGGGCTGGGTGCGTGAGGTCGTCGAGATCCCCTACGATCCGCATCTCGCGCGCGGGGAACTGGTCCGCCACGCCGAGCTGGCCGAGGCGACGCGTTCGGCGTATGCGAGCTTGCTCGCGGGAGTGGCATCATGA
- a CDS encoding transposase, producing MMPHRSYRRVSPEVRNAAVAQVVALTDKLRSESEACRMVAEQIGVHANSVRNWVRATQDPSLDRLDATALRRKVALLQQQLAAAAEMNRTLADTLNESRRRT from the coding sequence ATGATGCCGCACCGGTCCTATCGCCGGGTCTCGCCGGAGGTCCGCAACGCCGCCGTCGCCCAGGTGGTGGCGCTGACCGACAAGCTGCGCAGCGAATCGGAGGCTTGCCGCATGGTGGCCGAACAGATCGGCGTGCACGCCAATTCGGTGCGCAACTGGGTCCGCGCGACCCAGGACCCGAGCCTGGACCGCCTGGACGCCACCGCGCTACGCCGCAAAGTGGCGCTGCTGCAACAACAGCTGGCCGCGGCCGCGGAGATGAACCGCACGCTCGCCGACACGCTCAACGAGTCCCGGCGCCGCACATGA
- a CDS encoding peptidoglycan DD-metalloendopeptidase family protein translates to MNVRTIMMTTFGSVIGLVALVLVIVLPSSDETCETGDVLVGSSVPTLPELGGDNRAAAASAAAPTSNPAVTGTPVLAAGVGPLRRTLPLATGTFTISDVFGSRGDDHKGIDMAATDGTTIYSVSDGRVVAAGPASGFGNWIVVDSVDTNGRAYSAVYGHMWDAGVKVRTGQTVTAGQPIGMVGSAGQSSGPHLHLEIVPGGRFTGGRQIDPMPWLDGAPTPDVGGARAFSSDPNCVRGFGSAGGALADGKVPADLEIWYRRAGTVCPEISSSLLAAQAKQESGFRRGLTSPAGAQGLAQFLPGTAASINPDDGQPYIIDADGNGSASVWDDGDAIIGQARYMCSIARKIAGWIAAGRVSGDLTALTLAGYNAGEGAVLTSGGMPNQYAAHYSETRPYVTNILAMEPQYRAPGAQGRFTPGEGSDGEQIVEAAHDWLGTPYVWGGGGAQGPSGGGFDGPGLTAAAVFAASSGEVTLPRTAEQQWEAGREVPIAKAAAGDLVFSGFGRQGPTQVGIYAGNGRLIQAVPPTSNRGGGGVAEVAVPGDARARRVL, encoded by the coding sequence GTGAACGTCCGCACGATCATGATGACGACGTTCGGCTCGGTCATCGGGTTGGTGGCCCTGGTGCTGGTGATCGTGCTGCCGTCATCGGACGAGACTTGCGAGACCGGCGATGTGCTGGTCGGATCGTCGGTGCCCACGCTGCCCGAACTCGGTGGTGACAACCGTGCCGCCGCGGCGAGCGCCGCCGCGCCCACGTCGAATCCGGCGGTCACCGGCACACCGGTGCTGGCCGCGGGCGTCGGTCCGCTGCGCCGCACGTTGCCACTGGCGACTGGCACTTTCACCATCTCCGATGTGTTCGGATCGCGCGGCGACGATCACAAGGGCATCGACATGGCGGCCACGGACGGGACCACGATCTACTCGGTCTCCGACGGCAGGGTCGTCGCCGCCGGTCCCGCTTCGGGTTTCGGCAACTGGATCGTCGTCGATTCCGTGGACACCAACGGCCGCGCCTACTCCGCGGTCTACGGCCACATGTGGGACGCGGGAGTCAAGGTGCGCACCGGCCAGACGGTGACCGCGGGTCAGCCGATCGGGATGGTCGGCTCCGCCGGCCAATCCAGTGGCCCGCACCTGCATCTCGAGATCGTGCCCGGCGGCCGGTTCACCGGTGGCCGCCAGATCGACCCGATGCCGTGGCTCGACGGCGCACCCACCCCGGATGTCGGCGGCGCACGGGCGTTCTCCAGTGATCCGAACTGTGTGCGCGGATTCGGGAGCGCCGGTGGGGCCCTGGCCGACGGGAAGGTGCCTGCCGATCTCGAGATCTGGTATCGCCGCGCGGGGACCGTATGCCCGGAGATCTCGTCGTCGCTGCTGGCCGCGCAGGCCAAGCAGGAGTCGGGATTCCGGCGCGGACTCACCTCGCCCGCGGGTGCCCAGGGCCTGGCCCAGTTCCTGCCCGGCACGGCCGCGAGTATCAACCCCGACGACGGTCAGCCCTACATCATCGACGCCGACGGCAACGGGTCCGCCAGCGTGTGGGACGACGGTGACGCGATCATCGGCCAAGCCCGGTATATGTGCTCGATCGCCCGCAAGATCGCGGGCTGGATCGCCGCGGGGCGGGTCTCGGGCGACCTGACCGCACTCACCCTGGCCGGATACAACGCCGGTGAGGGCGCGGTGCTGACCTCGGGGGGTATGCCCAATCAGTATGCGGCGCACTATTCCGAGACCAGGCCCTACGTCACCAACATCTTGGCGATGGAACCGCAGTACCGCGCGCCCGGCGCGCAGGGCCGGTTCACCCCGGGGGAGGGCAGCGACGGCGAACAGATCGTCGAGGCCGCCCACGATTGGCTCGGCACACCGTACGTGTGGGGTGGCGGTGGTGCCCAGGGGCCCAGCGGTGGCGGCTTCGACGGGCCGGGACTGACCGCCGCCGCGGTGTTCGCCGCGTCCTCGGGCGAGGTCACGTTGCCGCGCACCGCCGAACAGCAATGGGAGGCAGGCCGGGAGGTACCGATCGCGAAGGCGGCGGCCGGCGATCTGGTGTTCAGCGGGTTCGGACGGCAGGGACCGACCCAGGTCGGGATCTACGCGGGCAACGGCAGGCTGATCCAGGCGGTCCCGCCGACGAGCAACCGCGGTGGCGGGGGTGTCGCCGAGGTGGCGGTGCCCGGCGACGCACGGGCGAGGAGGGTGTTGTGA
- a CDS encoding type IV secretory system conjugative DNA transfer family protein, producing MAKKKVTDPAAVGPDTTLIMIVFGFAVLITLAVALHLGNALAVVPQSIPINPIAVVADLARGKLHWPRASTVIVLLVIASAIAYVVIRKRLQKRAVVGRLAVDDKAEHMGSGSAIASITEAGVREKAAALGMKLGTNDSPGVPIGVAVADGTPLYGSYEDLHLDIWGPRQGKSTSRVIPAILSAIGPVLATSNKRDVVDATRDVQEAKGSRTFVFDPQGVAGERPTWFWDPLSWVNYRTEGCEMRAARLAGHFADAETGGSADDGDNFFDPEAEDLLAAFFLAAAIAGRPITQVWEWVTNPQNTEAIEHLRGAEHHFTASGLAMQYNADERTRSGIFGTAKKMIRCLQLSNVHPWITPADGSRPQFDELEFIERNGTLYCLSLEGRGSAAPLVSALTEAVVDVAMRKASRSSGGRLPIPLLAVLDEAANVVRWKDLPKQYSHFGSRGIVVMTVLQSWAQGARCWGEAGMSALWSAANIKVLGSGVDDMAFLRDRSEAIGEYDSISSSMSQSGNSKSYSRSLSSSVTFTAQGLATLPRGRAVVFTSGQPAVLVRTVPWWESEYADAVKRSIEQNDPTRKTRIEDLFGSPSLAKSVPPEEIGEVEEVKPL from the coding sequence GTGGCGAAGAAGAAGGTGACGGATCCGGCCGCGGTCGGACCCGACACGACGCTGATCATGATCGTGTTCGGGTTCGCGGTGCTGATCACGCTCGCCGTCGCCCTGCACCTGGGCAACGCGCTGGCGGTTGTGCCGCAGTCGATTCCGATCAACCCGATCGCGGTGGTCGCCGACCTGGCACGGGGCAAGCTGCACTGGCCGCGCGCGTCGACGGTGATCGTACTGTTGGTGATCGCGTCGGCCATCGCGTATGTGGTGATCCGCAAGCGGCTGCAGAAACGGGCGGTCGTGGGGCGGTTGGCGGTCGACGACAAGGCCGAGCACATGGGCAGCGGTAGTGCGATCGCATCGATCACCGAGGCAGGAGTTAGGGAGAAGGCGGCCGCCCTCGGTATGAAGCTGGGCACCAACGACTCACCCGGTGTGCCGATCGGCGTCGCTGTCGCCGACGGCACCCCGCTCTACGGCTCCTACGAAGACCTGCATCTCGACATCTGGGGCCCGCGACAGGGCAAATCCACCTCACGGGTCATTCCGGCGATCCTCTCCGCGATCGGGCCCGTGCTGGCGACGTCGAACAAGCGAGACGTGGTCGACGCGACCCGTGATGTGCAGGAAGCCAAGGGCAGTCGCACGTTCGTGTTCGATCCACAAGGCGTGGCCGGTGAACGACCGACCTGGTTCTGGGATCCGCTGAGCTGGGTCAACTATCGCACCGAGGGGTGTGAGATGCGGGCGGCTCGGCTCGCGGGACACTTCGCCGACGCCGAGACCGGCGGCAGCGCCGACGACGGCGACAACTTCTTCGATCCCGAGGCCGAGGACCTGCTCGCCGCGTTCTTCCTCGCCGCCGCGATCGCGGGCCGACCGATCACCCAGGTGTGGGAATGGGTGACGAATCCGCAGAACACCGAGGCGATCGAACACCTGCGCGGCGCAGAGCACCACTTCACCGCCTCCGGCCTCGCCATGCAGTACAACGCCGACGAGCGCACCAGGAGCGGCATTTTCGGCACCGCCAAGAAGATGATCCGCTGCTTGCAGTTGTCGAACGTGCACCCGTGGATCACCCCGGCCGACGGCAGCCGTCCCCAATTCGACGAACTGGAGTTCATCGAGCGCAACGGCACGCTGTACTGCCTGTCGCTCGAGGGGCGCGGGTCGGCGGCGCCGCTGGTCAGCGCGCTCACCGAGGCCGTCGTCGATGTCGCCATGCGCAAGGCTTCGCGTTCCTCGGGCGGACGGTTGCCGATCCCGTTGCTCGCGGTGCTCGACGAGGCCGCCAACGTGGTGCGCTGGAAGGATCTGCCCAAGCAGTACAGCCACTTCGGGTCGCGCGGCATCGTGGTGATGACGGTGCTGCAGTCGTGGGCGCAGGGCGCGCGCTGCTGGGGCGAGGCCGGAATGAGCGCGCTGTGGTCCGCGGCCAATATCAAAGTGCTCGGCAGCGGGGTCGACGACATGGCCTTCCTGCGCGATCGATCCGAGGCGATCGGCGAGTACGACTCGATCTCGTCATCGATGTCGCAGTCGGGTAACAGCAAGAGCTACTCGCGTTCGCTCAGTTCGTCGGTGACCTTCACCGCGCAGGGACTGGCGACGCTGCCGCGCGGTCGCGCCGTCGTGTTCACCTCCGGTCAGCCCGCCGTGCTGGTGCGGACCGTGCCGTGGTGGGAGTCGGAGTACGCCGACGCGGTCAAACGGTCGATCGAGCAGAACGACCCGACTCGCAAGACCCGCATCGAAGACCTTTTCGGGTCTCCGTCGCTGGCGAAATCTGTTCCGCCGGAAGAGATCGGTGAAGTCGAGGAGGTCAAGCCGCTGTGA
- a CDS encoding DUF4913 domain-containing protein produces the protein MSYDNVANGEITNGYQGVYEFVTEYLSQVYRRQVTDISDTVWCPEWWHHSEAVIRLSALWQAWEHHRLQGGTGISVWFLDHADPHMTKLFDPKGPFKYCSVRNGHKGMLEPLPLKKPEGPDAQMFGSPDIDRLWQKGRVLD, from the coding sequence GTGAGCTACGACAATGTCGCCAATGGTGAAATCACGAACGGCTATCAGGGGGTGTACGAGTTCGTCACCGAGTACCTGAGCCAGGTCTACCGACGCCAGGTCACCGACATCAGTGACACGGTGTGGTGCCCGGAATGGTGGCACCACAGCGAGGCCGTGATCCGGTTGAGCGCGCTGTGGCAGGCCTGGGAGCACCACCGCCTGCAGGGCGGGACCGGCATCAGTGTGTGGTTCCTCGATCACGCGGACCCGCACATGACCAAGCTGTTCGACCCGAAAGGACCGTTCAAGTACTGCAGTGTGCGCAACGGTCACAAGGGGATGCTCGAACCGCTGCCGCTCAAGAAGCCGGAGGGCCCGGACGCGCAGATGTTCGGCAGTCCGGATATCGACCGGCTCTGGCAGAAGGGTCGCGTACTGGACTGA
- a CDS encoding peptidylprolyl isomerase — protein sequence MPSNEQRRAAAKRKLERQLARRAEQEKKRKRLTIAGSVLGVIVVAAAATGVYFLTRGEDNSSANAESSSAVPTTQFVNTPLDIPGPPPPAAKSATVDCAYPAGQEPPAKPVTAPATTSVATDGPEVKVAIDSTQGPIGLSLNSAQAPCTVNSMVSLAQQGYFDKTSCHRIVATPGFGILQCGDPAATGMGGPGYTFDNEYPTDLFPAGDPALQQPVNYKRGLVAMANAGTSPEGKGTNGSQFFLVFGDTQLPPNYTIFGTIDEAGLATLDKVAGGGVKGGAEDGGPAIPISFNTVKVG from the coding sequence GTGCCGAGTAACGAACAGCGACGGGCGGCGGCCAAGCGCAAGCTGGAGCGCCAGCTGGCACGACGGGCCGAGCAGGAGAAGAAGCGCAAGCGCTTGACGATCGCGGGCTCGGTACTGGGTGTGATAGTCGTCGCGGCCGCCGCGACCGGCGTGTATTTCCTCACCAGGGGCGAGGACAACTCGTCGGCCAACGCCGAGTCGTCCTCGGCGGTGCCGACGACCCAGTTCGTCAACACTCCCCTCGACATCCCCGGCCCGCCGCCCCCCGCGGCCAAGTCCGCGACCGTCGACTGCGCCTACCCGGCGGGGCAGGAGCCCCCGGCGAAGCCCGTCACCGCGCCGGCCACGACGTCGGTGGCCACCGACGGTCCCGAGGTCAAGGTGGCGATCGATTCCACCCAGGGCCCGATCGGATTGTCGCTCAACAGCGCGCAGGCGCCCTGCACGGTCAACTCGATGGTGAGCCTGGCGCAGCAGGGCTACTTCGACAAGACCAGCTGCCACCGCATCGTGGCCACGCCGGGCTTCGGCATCCTGCAGTGCGGTGACCCCGCGGCCACCGGGATGGGCGGCCCCGGCTACACCTTCGACAACGAGTACCCCACCGACCTGTTCCCCGCCGGTGACCCGGCGTTGCAGCAGCCGGTGAACTACAAGCGCGGCCTGGTCGCGATGGCCAACGCGGGCACCTCCCCGGAGGGCAAGGGCACCAACGGAAGCCAGTTCTTCCTGGTCTTCGGCGACACCCAGCTACCGCCGAACTACACCATCTTCGGCACGATCGACGAAGCGGGCCTGGCCACCTTGGACAAGGTCGCGGGCGGCGGCGTCAAGGGCGGCGCGGAAGACGGTGGTCCTGCCATCCCGATCTCGTTCAACACCGTCAAGGTGGGCTGA
- the hisS gene encoding histidine--tRNA ligase: MTKTSSFTAPKGVPDYLPPGSAEFVAVRDGLIHAARLAGYGHVELPVFEQTALFARGVGESTDVVSKEMWTFADRNGESFTLRPEGTAGVMRAVIQHGLDKSGQLPVKLCYAGPFFRYERPQAGRYRQLQQVGIEAIGIDDPALDAEVIAIADAGFRSLGLDGFRLEITSLGDETCRPQYRELLQEFLRGLPLDEETQRRAEINPLRVLDDKRPEVRELTANAPLMIDHLSESAKAHFEQVLGHLDALGVPYVVNPRMVRGLDYYTKTTFEFVHDQLGAQSGIGGGGRYDGLMAELGGQPLSGIGFGIGVDRTVLALAAEGKSAADPARCQVYGVALGDAAKAKLVALAGELRAAGISVDLAYGGRGMKGAMKGADRSGAKYTLVLGDRDLAENTIGVKEMATGEQRPVPLDSVVAVLREELGR; encoded by the coding sequence GTGACCAAGACCAGCAGCTTCACCGCCCCGAAGGGGGTCCCCGACTACCTGCCGCCCGGTTCGGCCGAGTTCGTCGCCGTGCGTGACGGCTTGATCCACGCCGCCCGGCTCGCGGGGTACGGGCATGTCGAGCTGCCGGTATTCGAACAGACCGCCCTGTTCGCACGGGGTGTCGGCGAGTCGACCGACGTGGTGAGCAAGGAGATGTGGACCTTCGCCGACCGCAACGGCGAGAGCTTCACCCTGCGCCCCGAAGGCACCGCGGGCGTGATGCGCGCGGTGATCCAGCACGGTCTGGACAAGAGCGGTCAGCTGCCGGTGAAGCTCTGCTATGCCGGTCCGTTCTTCCGGTACGAGCGTCCGCAGGCCGGTCGTTACCGGCAGTTGCAGCAGGTCGGCATCGAGGCGATCGGCATCGACGACCCGGCCCTGGACGCCGAGGTCATCGCGATCGCCGACGCCGGATTCCGCTCGCTGGGCCTGGACGGATTCCGCCTCGAGATCACCTCGCTCGGCGACGAGACCTGCCGCCCGCAGTATCGCGAACTGCTCCAGGAGTTCCTCCGTGGGTTGCCCCTGGACGAGGAAACGCAACGCCGCGCGGAGATCAACCCGCTGCGCGTGCTCGACGACAAGCGCCCCGAGGTGCGTGAGCTGACCGCGAACGCGCCGCTGATGATCGACCACCTCTCGGAGTCGGCGAAGGCCCACTTCGAACAGGTTCTCGGACACCTCGACGCGCTCGGCGTGCCGTACGTGGTGAACCCGCGGATGGTGCGCGGCCTGGACTACTACACCAAGACCACCTTCGAATTCGTGCACGACCAGCTCGGTGCGCAGTCGGGCATCGGTGGGGGTGGCCGCTACGACGGACTGATGGCCGAACTCGGCGGTCAGCCGCTGTCGGGCATCGGTTTCGGTATCGGGGTCGACCGGACGGTGCTGGCACTCGCGGCCGAGGGCAAATCGGCCGCCGATCCGGCGCGCTGCCAGGTGTACGGCGTCGCGCTCGGCGACGCGGCTAAGGCGAAGCTGGTCGCGCTGGCCGGTGAACTGCGCGCTGCCGGCATCAGCGTCGACCTGGCCTACGGCGGCCGGGGGATGAAGGGCGCGATGAAGGGCGCCGACCGTTCGGGCGCGAAGTACACCCTCGTACTCGGCGATCGTGATCTCGCCGAGAACACGATCGGTGTCAAGGAGATGGCGACCGGTGAGCAGCGGCCGGTCCCGCTCGACAGTGTCGTGGCGGTGCTGCGCGAGGAGCTCGGTCGCTGA
- a CDS encoding Rv2578c family radical SAM protein, which produces MRWQAQTLDADDGALPGLTRAGLVRSVRTPEFDGITFHEVLCKSALNKMPESSALPFRWTINPMRGCSHACRYCFARGSHEYLGLDAGEDFDSEIVVKTNIAAVLRRELMRRSWQREAVALGTNTDPYQRAEGRYRLMPGIIGALTDSGTPFSILTKGPLLRRDLPLLTEAARRVQVSVAVSIAILDPDLHHRLEPGTPEPRARLDLVRALADAGFTVHVMAAPIIPCLTDSRAHLEALFAAIANAGAASAVAFPMHLRGPTRDWFLTWLGTEHPALMRRYRQLYARGGTVTPLYRDWLRDRVNPLLAHHGLRETQGRTTPPAPLPEPMDTQLTLFG; this is translated from the coding sequence GTGCGGTGGCAAGCGCAGACCCTGGACGCCGATGACGGCGCGCTGCCCGGCCTGACCAGGGCCGGGCTGGTCCGCTCCGTCCGCACCCCCGAGTTCGACGGCATCACCTTCCACGAAGTGCTGTGCAAGAGCGCGCTGAACAAGATGCCGGAGAGCTCCGCGCTCCCCTTCCGCTGGACGATCAACCCGATGCGCGGCTGCTCACACGCCTGCCGCTACTGCTTCGCGCGGGGCAGCCACGAATACCTCGGACTCGACGCGGGCGAGGATTTCGACTCCGAGATCGTGGTGAAGACCAATATCGCCGCGGTGCTGCGCCGCGAACTCATGCGCCGTTCCTGGCAGCGCGAGGCGGTGGCACTCGGCACCAACACCGACCCGTACCAACGGGCGGAGGGCAGGTATCGCCTGATGCCCGGCATCATCGGCGCACTCACCGATTCGGGCACCCCCTTCTCCATACTCACCAAGGGCCCGCTACTGCGCCGCGACCTTCCGCTGCTCACCGAGGCCGCGCGGCGCGTGCAGGTGAGCGTCGCGGTGTCGATCGCCATCCTCGATCCCGACCTGCACCACCGCCTCGAACCGGGCACCCCCGAGCCGCGCGCGCGTCTCGACCTGGTCCGCGCGCTGGCCGACGCGGGCTTCACCGTCCATGTCATGGCCGCGCCGATCATCCCCTGCCTCACCGACAGCCGAGCACACCTCGAGGCCCTGTTCGCCGCGATCGCCAACGCGGGTGCCGCCAGTGCCGTGGCCTTCCCCATGCACCTGCGTGGCCCCACCCGGGACTGGTTCCTCACCTGGCTCGGCACCGAACACCCCGCCCTCATGCGCCGCTACCGCCAGCTCTACGCCCGCGGCGGCACTGTCACCCCCCTCTATCGCGACTGGCTCCGCGACCGGGTGAACCCTCTGCTGGCTCACCACGGCCTCCGCGAAACCCAGGGCCGCACAACACCACCCGCCCCGCTGCCCGAGCCGATGGACACCCAGCTCACCCTTTTCGGCTGA
- a CDS encoding NAD-dependent epimerase/dehydratase family protein has translation MKVAVTGAAGYLGTNLIPLLVERGHEVVAIDRAAPTTADPAVTWVEGDVLDPASMRAALAGAEVVYHLVALITLAERNDLAWRVNTEGVRVTAEAALESGVRRFVHTSSIHAFDQYRAGGHIDETSGRSDDPSLPVYDRSKWSGELALRPVIERGLDAVIVNPTGVYGPVDHLDRLSRINSAAGQAMRGRVPVMIGGGFDLVDVRDVAHGLILAGEKGRTGENYLLGGEMTTMVDLCRMAAARTGAKGPRFVIPAKAVGAMMPVLEPISRRLGSDIMSKAAMGALISAPTVDHGKAERELGYRPRPTLETVNDLVDFLRASRQA, from the coding sequence ATGAAGGTCGCAGTGACCGGCGCAGCCGGCTACCTCGGTACGAACTTGATCCCTCTGCTCGTGGAGCGCGGCCACGAGGTCGTCGCGATCGACCGCGCGGCCCCCACCACCGCCGATCCGGCTGTCACCTGGGTCGAAGGCGATGTCCTCGACCCGGCGTCGATGCGCGCGGCACTGGCGGGCGCCGAGGTGGTCTACCACCTCGTCGCTTTGATCACCCTCGCCGAACGCAACGATCTGGCGTGGCGGGTGAACACCGAAGGCGTGCGCGTCACCGCCGAGGCGGCGCTGGAATCGGGTGTGCGCCGGTTCGTCCACACCAGTTCCATCCACGCCTTCGATCAGTACCGCGCGGGCGGGCACATCGACGAGACCTCCGGCCGCTCCGATGATCCCAGCCTGCCGGTGTACGACCGGTCGAAGTGGTCCGGCGAACTGGCGCTGCGTCCGGTAATCGAACGCGGACTCGACGCGGTGATCGTGAATCCGACCGGCGTCTACGGCCCGGTCGACCACCTGGACCGGCTCTCGCGCATCAACTCCGCCGCCGGCCAGGCGATGCGTGGCCGGGTTCCGGTGATGATCGGCGGCGGCTTCGATCTGGTCGACGTGCGCGATGTCGCCCACGGCCTGATCCTGGCGGGCGAGAAGGGCCGCACCGGCGAGAACTACCTGCTCGGCGGCGAGATGACCACCATGGTCGACCTGTGCCGGATGGCCGCGGCCCGCACCGGCGCCAAGGGTCCACGCTTCGTCATCCCGGCGAAGGCGGTCGGCGCGATGATGCCGGTGCTCGAGCCGATCAGCAGGCGCCTCGGCTCCGACATCATGTCCAAAGCCGCGATGGGCGCGCTGATCTCGGCGCCGACCGTCGATCACGGTAAGGCCGAACGCGAACTCGGCTACCGCCCTCGTCCGACCTTGGAGACCGTCAACGACCTCGTCGACTTCCTGCGGGCGTCGCGTCAGGCTTGA
- a CDS encoding type VII secretion target, which translates to MNDLSVQTEGVAAFAATNSGVAGQIAAAGNIDLVASVSAATPVFGLIGADYLAMFAAAQALQAKDINDLSAKFSSLSDAAFKSSVTFETTDIDNAAQLARQAAGL; encoded by the coding sequence ATGAACGATCTCTCGGTGCAAACCGAAGGCGTCGCCGCGTTCGCGGCGACCAACAGCGGGGTGGCGGGACAGATCGCCGCGGCGGGCAACATCGACCTGGTTGCCAGCGTGTCGGCGGCGACGCCGGTGTTCGGCCTCATCGGCGCCGACTACCTGGCGATGTTCGCGGCCGCACAAGCGTTGCAGGCCAAGGACATCAACGACCTGTCGGCGAAGTTCAGCTCGCTCTCCGACGCGGCCTTCAAGTCGTCGGTGACCTTCGAGACGACCGATATCGACAACGCCGCACAACTCGCCCGTCAGGCTGCCGGGCTGTGA
- the ypfJ gene encoding KPN_02809 family neutral zinc metallopeptidase gives MTFNEGMQIDPGRASSGGGPGMGGKLALGGGAGGLILLVITLLLGGDPGTVLGNFTGAQSGQQTPGTAGTPTHCKTGADANRYVDCRVVATAQSLDAVWSVQLPAQTGKQYVEPELVLFTGGVSTGCGNATSDVGPFYCPADQTAYFDTAFFQELTDRFGASAGPLAQEYVVAHEVGHHIQNQLGDIGKAQRDPQGPTSGAVRTELQADCYAGIWANFADKQPSPGGGQPFLKPLSDKDIRDALSAANAVGDDRIQRSAGRGVNPESWTHGSSEQRQKWFLVGYRTGSVQACDTYSARDLDNPPGLR, from the coding sequence ATGACCTTCAACGAAGGTATGCAGATCGATCCAGGCCGGGCTTCGTCGGGCGGTGGCCCCGGCATGGGCGGCAAACTCGCCCTCGGCGGCGGCGCGGGCGGTCTGATCCTGTTGGTCATCACGTTGCTCCTCGGCGGCGATCCGGGGACGGTGCTCGGCAACTTCACCGGTGCGCAGAGCGGGCAGCAGACGCCGGGAACCGCGGGAACCCCGACCCACTGCAAGACCGGCGCGGATGCGAACAGGTACGTCGACTGCCGGGTGGTGGCCACCGCCCAGAGCCTGGACGCGGTGTGGTCGGTGCAGCTGCCCGCGCAGACCGGCAAGCAGTACGTCGAGCCCGAGCTGGTCCTGTTCACCGGCGGTGTGAGCACCGGGTGCGGCAACGCGACCAGCGATGTCGGCCCGTTCTACTGCCCCGCCGACCAGACCGCCTACTTCGACACCGCCTTCTTCCAGGAACTGACCGATCGCTTCGGCGCGAGCGCGGGACCGCTGGCGCAGGAGTACGTGGTCGCGCACGAGGTCGGCCACCACATCCAGAACCAGCTCGGCGATATCGGCAAGGCTCAGCGTGATCCGCAGGGCCCGACCTCCGGCGCGGTCCGCACCGAACTGCAGGCCGACTGCTACGCGGGGATCTGGGCCAACTTCGCCGACAAGCAGCCTTCGCCCGGCGGCGGGCAGCCCTTCCTGAAGCCCCTGTCCGACAAGGACATTCGTGATGCGCTGTCGGCCGCCAACGCCGTGGGCGACGACCGCATCCAGCGCTCCGCCGGTCGCGGCGTGAATCCGGAGTCGTGGACCCACGGCTCCTCCGAACAGCGGCAGAAGTGGTTCCTCGTCGGCTACCGGACCGGGTCCGTGCAGGCCTGTGACACCTATTCCGCGCGTGACCTCGACAACCCGCCCGGGCTACGCTGA